One Pomacea canaliculata isolate SZHN2017 linkage group LG1, ASM307304v1, whole genome shotgun sequence genomic window, cacTGGCAATGACAAGGGACATTTCTTTATTCCCGAGTGTGGTAGGATAAACAGAACTCAATTATTTTCTACATCTAACCCTCGTCTTAAGAAAAGTACTAAACTGCTATATAGACAGCTACAAAAACAGACATGACAGAGAGGTGAAGAAAGACGTAGTTACATAATATTTGTAGAACTTTCGTGTAGTTATGAATACCTGTTAACATTCATTCGATCTTATCCATGTCAGATGCGGGTGCTGCTACTATATAGGTTTGTCAATGGTGCATGTCGAGCGGGTATACAGAGAAAAGTTTTATGtgtaaagagagaaacaaattaatcaGGTACGCTTGCGAGTAAACACACGCTTGAATGACTGCATAAAATAAGCAGGTTGTCCACAAGGAGACATAATTGTGTGTGGGTAAACGCGGAAGGAACAATTGTGAAGCATAACCAAAAGGCAGCATTTTGACCTTATTTTAATGCCATTACAagatttctttacttttacttttgaCAGAAtgctgtatgttttttttttttctcttttcgttCTTTCAGATGCTGATGTTGACAGTTGCTTTAGTGGATGGCATACAGTTAAGAAATCTACAGACAAAATCGGCGGTTCTAGATCCTTTTCATCACGGCAAGATATACAATATTTTGGGATGTATACGGTCGTGTTGATGTTAGACTAAGAACAAATCTGAGATAAAGATCAAAGGGCTCTTGATGAAAGAAACATCCACGAGAAAATGgtcacatttgttttttgttttttttaaactggaaaatttaaaatatacatacaatCATCTACCTCTGTTAAATAATAGTTGCTGGGGTAAGAGAATAGCCAAACAGGTTAGAAAAAAACCCGATAAGAAAGCAGGAGGGGTGATTAGAAGGAGGCAGAATGACTTAGAGACACTATATATCACAAGCTTCCGTTTAACAAACTGACTAAAATTTTAATTAGCTGATAACTCCCATCCACTTCGATAGGAATTGGACAACAGACACATCGAAGTCGTAGTTTAACAGTTCCCCGATATCTGCACTCTTTTATTCCGTCAGCAATCCGCATATACAACCAAATCATGAGTAGGACATGTCTTTGAGTGAAGGTTCCCATGCAACTGACACCCgttgtattttatctttttaggTAGAAGATATTCGAAACCCCGCAAACGTTGTGTAAAATTCTCCCCAGAACTGACTCCCCAGCGTTATCCTGACCATGATTCTCTCCCCTTGAACGAGGTGTGTAGTCACCATGGTGCTGCCGTTTTCAAAATTTGAGTAACCTACGTGCGCACGTGCCAGAGTCGACCCGTTTTTTGTGATGTCGAGAAACAAGCGTTCCTCGTCTAGGTTGTGAAGCATCgtctgcaaaataataataaaaaaaccactCTTCATTCCTGTGCTGTACAAAATACCTGCTTAAAGGTCTACAAGAGTGCaatgatttgttttcaaacaactAGGTTGAGCTCAGAAGAGAGCACTTTTAGCAAAATCAGTGTAAAACTGTTTCGTTCTCAAGGTACAAgcccacaaacataataagCACATAACAAACCTAATATCAGGAATGTACATAGTGTACGTAGATGCACTTACGTCCTCAACGCTACAGTAGAGGATCTGCAATGATAGGTGAATGTGGCGTTTCCATTGACATTCATGACATTTTATggcagagtgtgtgtgtgtgtggagtaaATGTtcactcatatttttttttttttttttttgactgggGAGGTACCTTATAATGAGCGTAAACCATAACCAGATAACTATagtaacttgaaaaaaatcgtATTAACTCTTGTCGACTATGATAGCAATAGAATGGAATGGCATTGTAAGAATATATTTGAGAAACAACTACAGCGACTGTTACAATCTTATATTGTCTCGTTTTTCTAAACACTGGAAATAGATTATTCAGCAGATTTACCTGAAGGAAAAAGACATAGGATCCTGCCACTGGGGCCGTGAAGAAGCCTGTCTCAGGATCGTAGCCATCGCCGGCGTTGTACACGACGTCGTCAAAAACGATCGTTTCGTACAGCCGCAGTCCATGGACATCGGCCAGCTTCTTCCTCGCTGTGAAGCCCACCGCACGCTGGGTGTCATCTTGTTTAAAGCAGATTATGTTTGAGAatagaggttaaaaaaaaaaaaaaaatcactaagaAAAAGGATCACTAAAAAAGCGatttttgatttctttcttttggaaaaaaagccACCTTGACTGTATTTCATGACATTCAtttacaaaaagtatttataaattaGGTATGTATATGTACGTATAGCGTTGAATGGACGTGTTATTGGCTAAAATAAGATCAGAAGGAGGCTAGATAggctaacaaaataaatgtaaaaagtacACATGAAGAAGGTTTAGAAACTTGGCCTGTATAGTttcttcttgtgtgtttgtagaCAGGTGTGTAGCGTTTACCGATTCTGTTTTTGTTGGCTTCGACTTGCGCCGTCAGGTGAACCAGTTGTTGACTTAGCTGCTCCACAACAGCCTGCAACGGTGAGACGTCATCAGATCGTTTGCTGATACAGTTGATAACACAAGAGGATCCTGGCGACAGTACAGCCGAAGCCAGCACCAAAATCATGCTTATTGTGTTAGCTGCAACGAATGAACCCATTCTGGGAGCACCTGTTCGGGGTACTCAAGATGCAAAGTACAGGTAAACTTTGGGTTAAGCAGGATAGGAAATATTTTGGTGTCAGTGAGAACGTCAAACGTTTCGAAcgctatatatacatatctaaatCAACCGGTGCTACAGAACTCAGGGTCGTCAATAACTTTACACCCACGTACGTTCTGTCCTGTTTTTAttcaaatgtattaaaattGAAGAGGATTTTCCACGTCTCGGAAAGCAAGCTGCAAGAGAGATATATACGACAATAAAATCAGATTTACTACTGTTGATCAGGTGACTGTTCAGGGGAAAATTCTATCCTGATTTACAAAGTCAGCTGCCTAAAGTTTATTGAAAATGCGTCTGTTTGGGGTACTCAAGATGCAAAGCGCAGGTAAACTTTGGGTGGGGCTGAAGAGGAAATATTCAGGTGTCATTGAGAACGTCAAATGTTTTGAGCACTATATTATATATCCAGATCCACTGGCGCCAGGATATGCATAAAGAAATTCAAGATTTTCCAGTGACCTGACACCCAATCCCCACTTACGTTCTGTCCTATTTTAATTCCAAATGTATTAAAATTGAAGAGACTTCCCAGCTCTCGAGAACAAGCTGCAAAAGAGATATACGGCAAATAAAATTGGAATTACTCCTGTTGATCAGGTGACTGTTCAGGGGAAATTCTATCCTGATTTATAAAGTCAGCTGCCTACAGCTTATTGAAAAAGTCTCTAGTGACATTAGTTTAGAGAGCTCTTCAGTCAGTTCTAACCTGCCATTGCGCTTCAAGAGTAAACTGATTCTAAGTAATTTCCCTCACTTCCGATGTCGTTCAGCTTTCCATTATTCAGACTCTCAGATGAAAGCCCAACAAACACCCCTTCAATCTTTGTAtttaattctctctttttttctctttctatctcgaTTCCTGTGTGCTTTTTTTGCTGGCGTCTTTGAACTAGCGAGAAAGTTATATGAGTGTGTAAAAATCTGTCGTGCAGGCAAAACCATTTCGAGTATTTACAGataattaaagaatatttttaatcctAAGAAAGTAACATAGcacagccccccccccccccacttcacCCTGCCCCACAACCCGCTCTACGACTTGGCATAGACTTTTAACCAATATAGAACCCTTTATTATCCACCTTCATTACTcttaaaggtcaacacgagtgcaagattttttttttttctgtgatcgagtttattttaaaacaacaattacccaaatatgagtatataattatataatttttggtgttgacagctggcaaCCTTGTGAATAGTGCACTAACATGACGTAGTGCACTGTtacggcgctcgttgatcgcaggtgtgaaTCTTAGTAGATAATTAATTATCGGATggattttggaggctgaaattaattttacaggttagttttataccGCCTATACCTACttatatctggaaaaaaaacccaaccgtTCAGCTTGGTCTTTAAAATGTCGCCTTCCTCCATATACTCCTCCTCAACACCCCTAGACGTCCAAAGCCATTTGATCTATTTCTCAAGCAGGGAACGGGTCGTCACCCAGACACATCACCGAAATGGCTTCTCTGCCCTTGATTAGTTGGGCCCCCGTTTCCCTCCCTTGCCCAAACTGAGGTGTCGAGCTCAATAATTTAGAGAAGGGCCATCAAGCAGGCTGCAAGTGCACTGGTATAAGTGTTGTTCGCTATACAGAGATTACCATGTCAACTACTCATAAACTTGACTCAGATGAAGTGACAGATCGAAAGCTTACAAAAGATCACAGCTGCTAGAGCTTACTGGACAAATTACGCGGGTAATATGGCCAGtgggtgagagtgtgtgtgggtttaCAGAACAAAGCTGGTTATGACAGTGCACCATTTCCTCGTGTTCTGACAAACTTACCAACGAATACCAAAGGACGGGGCTTTGTGtgaacagcttaaaaaaaaattgaatgtgaCAAACGTATGAGAGCTTACTGtcctactttattttttcttgggAAACTTAAAgtactgaaaaaataataatctgtaAAATTGAACTATCCATTATTAGGATCTTAAAGCTGTGAGAGTTATGATAATGGTCAAAAGGATAAACTACATTGCATACTCCTgagtcacgcacacacacctcaGGCTTCTTCATCCCCTCAACCATGAAAGGCATATCAGCAGTGAAAAAAGTGCACTGATAATACAGTATATTAAACTAACCAACATGGTAATTCAGTTTAGAAGTATAGCTGCAGATACAGTGTACATACATAAATCGAATGGCAGATCTAGTTTCATGTACACGTATTTCAGTTTATCATGTACTTTTACAATATCCTGTTGAAGGTATTTGACCCTTTGGTGGTCTAGACGCCAGTGAGTGATCATGGTGGTCTAGGAGTGGATAAAAGGGTGAGAGCAGAGAGGTTTGTGAGTTGGTGACTTTGACCTGCTAGAACAAGAGAacggtgtaccaacgtgacgtagtacactgttaacggcgcgtactttgctagcagataattaattaacgggttttgttttgtaggctgaaatttacaggtttcTATCGCcttatctactgatatctgcaaaaaatgcaaaaccaTTTAGGCTGATCTTTAAGTCGGGAATTAGAGTTGCTTCTACGAGACTTACCCCATCCcgccatttctctctctctctctctctctgtggtcaGCACAGTGTCACTTTCAATTTAaccagaagaaaaatgtaatttataaacTACCTGAATCAGTCGTCTTTATCGGTCTCCGGTGGTAATAAAGCCATCTTTTTGGAATAGGATGACATCTTTGACGAGTTTTCGATCTTGCTGCAGTCACATGTATGGAGACAAAGATTTCCATGGGGTCATCTTCATTCTTAATTGTAAGCCCGCCAACGAATCAGATTATACAATCAAAAGCTATCGACATCCATTTAGCTTAAGACTTTTGTCTGTCCACGAAAAAATATGCGTTTGACTGTCAGTATCAAAAGGTcaggaaacaaataatttttgacAGTTCTCCTTTTTGGACagcttttataatttaatttttcaggaATGTCAAGAATTATATGTTCTTCTCCTGTCACCGTGCGATATTTTAGTGGACGAGAATGCTGTAACATCCTTCCTCACCAGGATTAATTCCCCCAAAGCCTGGGAACAGAATGGTGTTTAATGGTCGTATTCTTGCTTCATCTGTTCCTGAACTGTCAGTTATTTCCGAAGTTTAGGAAGACCCCAATTATTATTCCAGTACAAAAAAAAGTCGCATGCAAAAGAATGAAGTTCAGGCTAACTGCTTCGAATCCTATTTTTTCCAAGTGATTGGAAAGGGTTGTGTGCAATCAGTCAATGCACCATTGGTGGATGCCGCCTGCTTGACAATCCATGGTAGCAAGTTGATTTTACAATTGGACAGAAGAGTAAATACGTTTGTATTCTGTTCATGTGCTTCTCGTTTAATACTACACTTACTTTTACGACTTCTAGCAAAAGGTTAACATAACCCTAATACTTTCGATGAAGGAGTTTCTGCGGAACCGGCCACAAAGGGTAAGAATGGAGGTACAGTCTTAAACTGTCTATACAGGGACCCCAGGGGTGTATTTTACGTCAATGTTGTTTTCCATATATACCAATAAAGCCTTGACAGACGTTTCCAACCGTTCCTTATCGTTGATTAAGTTTGCATGTGATATATGATGCTGGTTGGTCGACAAGGACGAGGACTCACTGGCGAGCTATTTCCTTCTGGTTAATTTGAAAATTCGTGGtttaaagaaagtattttggtgcttaatattttaaaactagagAACTGGTCCTGGTAGAAGGAAACACCAATTAACATGCTTCATTAGTGATCATTGGCAGTGAGAATATGTCGAACAGGTGCAAAATAGTAAACCTTGCCAAAGTGAGCCAATTACTGCGTTGTGTAAACACTGATATCATTTTGGGAAAATACATCGACATCTATTACTGCTAAGTTACATAAATTTTTGGGTCAGCTGCCCTGTCTTTAAGCTGGTATATCGAAGCCTGATCGAGAGCATTTTAGCATTCAGTCTCTGTGGTTcagcgttctctctctctctctgtcaagcTTGATCTTATCATGTGTgctagcattttttaaaaacagattagcAAGTGTGGCCTGACTAATCAGTTTTTTCTTCCTAACCACAAGCACATTGGCGCCATAAATTTCTGTAGCCAGACTGATCTGTTTTTCACTACATGGCTAAACTATACACCTCTGTCGCACCAgctgttatttctttcttacgACGATGACAAGGTATAAGTGctgacacacacataagtaaatttaaaatgaatttatttatattatctacaCATGCAAACCAATTCCATCCTACTCGACACATACCTAGCTCATACACCGCTAGAACCTGTCGCCTACCTAGTTTGAGGTACATGAGCAACTTGAATGTGGACCAGAGCACCTACACGGTGCACAGGTATTTCGATATCTCGTACTCGAAATAATCCTAATGGGAAGGAATGACCCCCTCCCGCTGCGGCAAACAGGGTGCAGGCGTGAAGGTGTAATCATGCCCTGGTGTCTcgatttgtatttttgttgtagtttattGCTTGTGGGAGCTCCCAACAAGAGAAAATCTTTCTCTATGATGCATTGATTCTCCATATATGGCTTTGAGATTTAGgataaagatgtgtgtgtggggtctATGTGTGAGAAGGTATATTCACAAATGCTATGTTTTAAagtgtatatattatgtatcaGTATAGGAAGATGCTCGATCGGCTTTTGGGGGGttgcaaactccatgctgacagttaACGAATCAACCTCTCTGTTCTGGACAGAAGAGGACAATTAAGACCTATTTTCATGAAAACAACCTTACTATGCAGCTGTATATGCAATTGCCATGAAAATGCATCATTGCGCTTACTCGGAATTATAGTCCACCCATCAGCCCGCGAAATAAGGAAGTCTACTTTCGATTTCGTTGAACCGCCATTTGTGCGCCAACATCCTCATCTAGACGTTAAGCTCGGGGGATCCGCCGCCGACAGACACCAGACAGTGGAATTTGCAGTGTTCACGGTACTGAGTATTTAAAATCCAACTTCGCCCCCTTCCCCCGATCCCCCACCGGCCGCCACTTCCATCTTGTCGAACGCAGAAGATGAAATGTGCGCGACAGTCATAATTTAAGATGTGGTGATCTCAATGCAACCAGAGCTGGGATTAAGTTGATGCTGgtatttatatgttattaaatgttttataagttTCCAGCCTTGCATTGCTTCTTTATCAACCATTATGATTTTGTTATTAACGTTTCAGCATATTTGCACATAAAAggtcacttttttttaaccaggaAGTAGAAAGTTTTCTCttgaaagcaatttttaaaaagcattgaAAAAAGTATAATCAAGTCGTTAAGAATCTAGTTTCTTAACTGTCTTTTACAGGTAACTGGATGATCTAAAAGTGGGAGGCAGCTGTGACCCATAAGATGGCAGCCACCAAAGATGAAGCTAACACATTCAGGATTTTACTTGTCACTGATGTCCATCTTGGATTTGCAGAGCGTGATCCAATCAGAAACCACGACTCCCTTGTCACATTTGAAGAGATTCTGGAAAAAGCCCAAGAACATAATGTAGACTTTGTCCTGATGGGGGAGACCTATTCCATGAAAACAAACCTTCATGTCATATCATCCATCAATGTTTAACGCTGTTACGCAAGTACTGCATGGGGAAGAGGCCCATTCAGTTTAAATTTCTCAGCGACCAATCTGTTAACTTTAAGCATTGCGAATTTCCTGTGGTAAATTATAATGATCTAAATCTGCATATTTCAATCCCAGTTTTTTCTATTCATGGTAACCATGATGAGCCAACTGGACCGCACAGTGTGGGATCACTAGATATCCTCCATTCTTCAGGTCTTCTGAACTACTTTGGGAAAACTACATCTCTGGAAGAAATCCAGATACCACCACTTCTTCTGCAGAAGGGTAGCACCAAACTTGCATTGTATGGACTTGGATCTCTCCATGATGAGAGCCTTCGACAAATGTTCTTGAAAGGAAATGTGACGTTGACTAAACCTagtgaaaacaaagatgacTGGTTCAACTTGTTTGTGCTGCATCAAAACAGAGCCAAGCACAGGGAAACTAATTACATTCCTGAGATTGTTTTGCCTGAGTTTCTTAACTTGGTATTTTGGGGCCATGAACATGAGTGCAGGTTAGACCAGAAAGGAATCCTAGAGGTTTCTGTGTCACACAGCCTGGCAGCTCCATTACTACTGCACTGAAGAAAGGAGAGGCAAAAGCTAAATGTATTGGGCTTCTTGAAGTAGAAGGTAgagcttttgaaataaaaccagTCAAACTGGAGACAGTACGACAGTTCTATATGGAAGACATTGTGCTGAGTAAGACCAGTCTTGACCCAAACGACATAAATGCTGTTGAAAATGTAGAGGAATTCTGCCGTAAGAAAGTTGAACAACTGATAGCAAAAGCAGGTGGGAATGAAAAGACTACAGATCGATTAACATGTTGACATTCAAGCACATGTGTGTATGATTCCGAGAgagtttttgtgattttatttacctCAATTGAAGCTTCACCTAATTAAATTGGGATATGAATCATTAAGCAACAAACTGCTGACAATGAATGAATGTATACTTCCAACACATACCCTTGAACTAGAGATtaaacttatttatattttatacagcCATCTGCTagtgcaacggttagcaccaatccagtgaggactggctgtcttgggttcatattttttcttggccacactttctttcttaGCATATCCACCTGCTTAGCTGGCtgcttaaccctaaccctgatatagccttagttgctggctcggcataaaacaccaattgcCCTTTCGTCTTGTATGCAGCCATCTTGTTAACTCTCTTGGTGCTAACATTCACTTTGTGTACCCTaccttatttttcattgttacaGGTCATAGTTACTGTTTATTATTGCTTGAGGTAATATGGAACAGAGAAGTACACAAAGATACAACTCATTTGAACTCACAGACatcaataaaaaatagtatattGTAAAATAGTATTGTTCACCTTGTTTTCCCTTTCTTACTAGACAAGGAACACACTGGAAACAAAAAGCAGCCGAAAGAACCACTCATAAGGCTGAGGATTGACTACACAGgatttaaaactttcaacatttaCAGTGAGTTTAGAATATTACATGCATGTTAACATAGAAAAGTTATTGTTAGTCATGATGTGGAATCTGATCTATGACCTGTTTTCCTAATTTTGTGCAGCAAGAGAGGAAAATTGTTCACATCAATATCATGACCTCACAAATTGCCATCAAAGATTATAGTCTGAGGTCAGGCTAACTAACATCCATTTCTCTTTTACCATGAATATTCATCATTGCACTGGAATGGCTCAGTATTGTCATTTaggattttgaaaacaaaatcatttcactAAGTCTTAGTAATAAGGTCATTTGCATAGTATTACCTTGTCATTTGTGTTCTGATGCCtatttttcttgtatggttgactgtctgttcattttaatttttttggtggAGTGCATTGAGCTTGCATCTACAAATGGAGATGTGCTTTACAAGCATTTTAATTTatgtaaattataatttattattgttattcatatagacttttttaaatactaTAAAATAACAACAGTGGCCAAGCTGTTGCTGATgtgattttcaaaaattatgcCGTTGATGCTAATATTGACATATCAAACTGGCTGCATAAATGTGTATGACAAAACAGATTTGGTCGGAACTTCATGAAAAAAGTTGCCAATCCAGACCGGATAATACATTTTACTCAAGAGAAAACTGGTGGATGTTCCAAAAAAGATGCTGGTAAAGTTTAAAAGGCATCCATTATTCACTTGGATTAAATTTGCTTCTTAAGTGGTCTGATATATAGTAAAAGTATATATTATAAAAGAGATCacataaatttttcatttaacacCTAAATCACTGATTTAAGTCATCAGTCCTCgcaagtatttttttcaggttttgaaacttaattttttttaacatatttctttttatcaaaaaaaaattaaatgctataaataatatttatgatattcATACACCAGAAGGAGATTCCCTGGATACAGCACGTGTTGAAGACATGGTGCGGGCCTATTTCAGCAGAGCAGACCTGTAAGCACCCATAATTAAGTCAGTAGTTAGTTGTtaatttctctgtctttctacTCTTGATGTTACAAAATTATAACttaaatttttactttgtatgtgtacattcattttattatattagtTTTGGATACTTAGACATTGTTAATCATACATTTTCTATTTCATGTAGTAATTACTATgctttaagttttttaaagttttaattgaTACCT contains:
- the LOC112567043 gene encoding complement C1q-like protein 3; amino-acid sequence: MGSFVAANTISMILVLASAVLSPGSSCVINCISKRSDDVSPLQAVVEQLSQQLVHLTAQVEANKNRIDDTQRAVGFTARKKLADVHGLRLYETIVFDDVVYNAGDGYDPETGFFTAPVAGSYVFFLQTMLHNLDEERLFLDITKNGSTLARAHVGYSNFENGSTMVTTHLVQGERIMVRITLGSQFWGEFYTTFAGFRISST
- the LOC112576743 gene encoding LOW QUALITY PROTEIN: double-strand break repair protein MRE11-like (The sequence of the model RefSeq protein was modified relative to this genomic sequence to represent the inferred CDS: inserted 2 bases in 2 codons) translates to MAATKDEANTFRILLVTDVHLGFAERDPIRNHDSLVTFEEILEKAQEHNVDFVLXGGDLFHENKPSCHIIHQCLTLLRKYCMGKRPIQFKFLSDQSVNFKHCEFPVVNYNDLNLHISIPVFSIHGNHDEPTGPHSVGSLDILHSSGLLNYFGKTTSLEEIQIPPLLLQKGSTKLALYGLGSLHDESLRQMFLKGNVTLTKPSENKDDWFNLFVLHQNRAKHRETNYIPEIVLPEFLNLVFWGHEHECRLDXERNPRGFCVTQPGSSITTALKKGEAKAKCIGLLEVEGRAFEIKPVKLETVRQFYMEDIVLSKTSLDPNDINAVENVEEFCRKKVEQLIAKADKEHTGNKKQPKEPLIRLRIDYTGFKTFNIYRFGRNFMKKVANPDRIIHFTQEKTGGCSKKDAGKV